One window from the genome of Penaeus monodon isolate SGIC_2016 chromosome 4, NSTDA_Pmon_1, whole genome shotgun sequence encodes:
- the LOC119572457 gene encoding LOW QUALITY PROTEIN: basic proline-rich protein-like (The sequence of the model RefSeq protein was modified relative to this genomic sequence to represent the inferred CDS: inserted 2 bases in 1 codon), which translates to MGVEVGAASTLLFLWLACSLQLVTDATSLQRSLQTYPVASQGLSFQSASYGTGPPQXPSAQEYSGLDPFCGAPDGLFPHDWDCQQFFSCSNGRGCLMTCPRGTIFHRLLNVCVWPHQASCVKKPGSVPSTWPPLKKCSEIQAGGSQAPPKPPKPPVPPAPPKPPLPPPTQPPPPPPRPPTPPTPPPRPPTTPPPPPPPPPTTPRPTTAPPPTTSRPPTAPPPPPSSTARPPYPTPSRPSSTSRPPYPITLPPRPQPTTPRPIFPITPHPCPCATQPPHPIEVHPPQPVGQVPQPIGVGRPPHPVDPGQPIGVIWPPYPVGVERPPQPVDPGHPHPVGKPPQPEGSGRPPLPVGIIFPQPVVPGQLPVGVGKPPHPVDPGQPPQPVGVGRPPQPAGQERPPHPIDPARPPHPVEPGRPPIDIQFPEPVHPGRPPHPVDPGQLPQPVGVGRPPHPVDPGRPPHPIDPGRPPHPIDPGRPPHPIDPGRPPHPVDPGRPPHPIDPGRPPHPIDPGRPPHPIVQPPPAPPHPYPPSPGCIF; encoded by the exons TACAGACTTACCCCGTGGCCAGCCAGGGATTGTCCTTCCAGTCAGCGTCCTATGGCACAGGGCCACCCCA GCCTTCCGCCCAAGAGTACTCCGGCCTGGATCCCTTCTGCGGCGCTCCTGACGGCCTTTTCCCCCACGACTGGGACTGTCAGCAGTTCTTCTCGTGCTCCAATGGCCGGGGGTGTCTCATGACGTGTCCGCGCGGCACCATCTTCCACAGGCTGCTCAATGTGTGCGTGTGGCCCCACCAAGCCTCGTGCGTGAAGA agCCAGGTTCTGTGCCGTCCACCTGGCCGCCCCTGAAGAAGTGCTCCGAGATCCAGGCAGGTGGTAGTCAAGCTCCCCCGAAGCCGCCTAAGCCACCTGTTCCCCCAGCTCCACCGAAGCCGCCTCTCCCACCCCCTACGCAGCCGCCACCGCCACCCCCCAGGCCACCGACTCCCCCTACTCCACCACCCCGACCCCCAAcgacacctccccctccccctccgccgccACCGACAACCCCTCGTCCTACAACTGCCCCCCCGCCCACCACTAGCCGCCCGCCCACCGCTCCGCCCCCTCCGCCCTCGTCGACTGCACGACCGCCTTACCCTACTCCTTCACGCCCGTCGTCAACCTCACGACCACCTTACCCCATCACGCTTCCCCCGCGCCCACAACCAACGACCCCCCGACCCATTTTCCCCATAACCCCCCACCCTTGCCCCTGCGCGACGCAGCCGCCGCACCCGATTGAAGTCCATCCGCCTCAGCCTGTAGGACAAGTCCCTCAGCCTATAGGCGTGGGACGACCTCCACACCCTGTAGATCCGGGACAACCCATAGGTGTAATATGGCCTCCTTATCCTGTAGGTGTAGAACGACCTCCTCAGCCCGTAGATCCAGGACACCCTCATCCTGTAGGAAAACCCCCTCAACCCGAGGGCTCAGGACGACCTCCTCTGCCTGTAGGCATAATATTTCCTCAGCCTGTAGTTCCAGGACAGCTTCCTGTAGGCGTAGGAAAACCCCCTCACCCTGTAGACCCAGGACAGCCTCCTCAACCTGTAGGCGTAGGAAGACCTCCGCAACCTGCCGGTCAAGAACGACCTCCTCATCCCATTGATCCAGCACGACCACCTCACCCTGTAGAGCCAGGACGACCACCTATCGATATACAGTTTCCTGAGCCTGTACATCCAGGACGACCCCCTCATCCTGTAGATCCAGGACAGCTTCCTCAACCTGTAGGCGTAGGAAGACCTCCTCACCCCGTGGATCCAGGACGACCCCCCCATCCCATTGATCCAGGACGACCCCCTCACCCCATCGATCCAG GACGACCCCCTCACCCCATCGATCCAGGACGACCCCCTCACCCCGTGGATCCAGGACGACCCCCTCACCCCATCGATCCAGGACGACCCCCTCACCCCATCGATCCAGGACGACCCCCTCACCCCATAGTCCAGCCTCCCCCAGcgcccccacacccctaccctccctcccccggatgcatctt c